From Chryseobacterium joostei, the proteins below share one genomic window:
- a CDS encoding T9SS type A sorting domain-containing protein, with protein sequence MKKKSTSKIFAAMLCIAASHTWARTTPISKPIETSIGFKHAAALPPSAYDLDPLIVISQNVNEKGLVVIKGNFQKPTTAGDVKVTIKYKDSQNNWVSVWCKTFAGNYDYDEDLTANFELPQSVLSTHSVKIELSSNESVTNWQSVSWNKTVSHYRQSDYNYGTCDLDENQYTILFTPKKSGTVLYNPNGTVSGVKDRVTSQHLVRKLDDIVLSFQGNGTLDNSNANSPVVNITNPNNLTTIASSQKYIYQNSDTTPFEFSYHDPVYMFAGKFSNESFFINFSNWFLPPEEGGEAWGRGYLDFTNPNAPLNRYYNLYNYINEKLGDIFTNQQPVVIVISKITGLRVYKANGQYISLSAISNYNTINDFGYPPLNNKHRGPGSENFSLSNTSQASLYGVGAIRNTKVINSWNGPSRPLVDIESEINKFIKYVGIFTNPIPEECPVACFTINSGAISDYGDWSKAPNSYIFTGKDKKTNSEVDGLYIPVKKAYKMWNSNPLMGGSPIPTGTVTADVYWEDIHGLIKSGENYSLEIIGSGEEAKIKVPINKTKEGNAVIAYKVNGEVFWSWHVWVTDDPTNGSTYKSFDGVKRQRTDGTVELIPNSDWGWMDRNLGALSNTITGTEFNKNGGLLYQWGRKDPIPPLAYKGNDFYEASGSVGRIRHRQSRNMANGSQKIDNLIKTVTLSNATVPNNIRLSIKNPLSLIYVNKDDNSGQALYNNNANLQVNWFGNSPTLPANRLSELNLWSDNSKGFITSGNYNNDNNANPYRDKSSFDPCPNGWRIPSVLVSNLGNGSYIDDIRVDFSPFGIKNSISKNTFEANKYHIIKPNDNTTPDYMKGFKIYNNVGVDLSNVGGNDMGLFPGTGILVRNYHEGQYTDQHETYLWTATMPKWFDATPVVSARSFRMIPDRDQPDVPDSSLPSITGRYQYYPIGGGATSGANGCRCIKDPLYEVNNYNFPTEFFNNAVEYAEGLNNPNSYTIVKNTEESTIQIPISKAFSAQSKLLNNTDILNPSNFNNLKVNVLWSTATGLISNIALSNAAPTSLADISNTNINVKIAPNQSGNAVVTLHNGSITNPIYWSWHIWVTNTPISSVTYVTELPNQAAVNYINYIKPGEVIKTEIMDRDLGANQAIAEANKTVSTGGLHFQWGRKDPLPVFVNANRNSAPVYLGTVQANGSVTYTTLAAATYYSDSYLKKYPDYSVQANVLATDKVADKISKVLSYSVKNPMIFMVPTMTTKSTDTNHTNGADWLANEPNLAPERWGRGGKKSPFDPCPEGWRIPDLTGVSNTSVGATPFYKPTTGLSIPNNYGGTRIDRSPYSSAAIGYSFGNAAYNIGSFANLGVRGGRNTIEATPAAPDFNSIDYVYGGFWLGALGSNYTGRALRAEIQYAGNYLTPFSSNADPYFAQNCRCVKVKYDANGNELGPIPKLQITSLSAAKATNVLAKSVIEDKITQNKLELFPNPVKSILYIKGNDRVKEYYYQIYNMSGQLVKSGKFENEQTDLSSLISGAYLVRINNSETIVKIIKE encoded by the coding sequence ATGAAAAAAAAATCGACCTCAAAGATTTTTGCTGCAATGCTTTGTATTGCAGCGTCTCATACATGGGCGAGGACAACACCTATCTCCAAGCCCATTGAGACCAGCATTGGATTCAAACATGCGGCAGCTTTACCCCCAAGTGCCTATGATCTTGATCCTCTTATTGTCATTTCACAGAATGTGAATGAGAAAGGACTAGTGGTTATTAAAGGAAACTTTCAAAAACCTACTACTGCAGGAGATGTAAAGGTTACCATCAAGTATAAGGATTCCCAAAACAACTGGGTTTCTGTATGGTGCAAAACTTTTGCAGGTAATTATGATTATGATGAAGATCTTACGGCTAATTTCGAGCTGCCACAATCGGTTTTGAGTACACATTCCGTTAAAATCGAACTAAGTTCGAATGAAAGTGTAACGAATTGGCAATCGGTTTCATGGAATAAAACGGTGAGCCACTATAGACAATCAGATTATAACTATGGTACCTGCGATCTGGATGAAAACCAATACACAATCCTGTTTACACCTAAAAAAAGCGGAACCGTTTTATATAATCCGAATGGAACTGTTTCAGGGGTGAAAGATAGAGTAACTTCTCAGCACTTGGTAAGAAAACTGGATGATATTGTTTTGTCTTTCCAGGGGAATGGCACATTAGATAATTCAAATGCAAATTCACCGGTAGTTAACATTACCAACCCGAATAATCTTACTACCATAGCAAGTTCGCAGAAATATATTTATCAGAACAGTGATACAACTCCCTTTGAGTTCTCTTATCATGATCCGGTATATATGTTTGCAGGAAAGTTCTCAAATGAAAGCTTCTTTATCAACTTCAGTAACTGGTTTCTGCCACCAGAAGAAGGAGGAGAGGCCTGGGGAAGAGGATACCTGGATTTTACCAATCCTAATGCTCCTCTTAACAGATATTATAATCTTTATAATTATATCAATGAAAAACTGGGTGATATTTTTACCAATCAACAACCTGTTGTAATTGTTATCAGTAAGATAACGGGATTAAGAGTTTATAAAGCCAATGGACAATATATTTCTCTTTCTGCTATAAGCAACTATAATACTATCAACGATTTTGGTTATCCACCTCTGAATAATAAACATAGAGGTCCCGGTTCCGAAAACTTTTCATTAAGTAACACTTCTCAGGCGTCACTGTACGGTGTGGGTGCTATTAGAAATACAAAAGTAATCAACAGCTGGAACGGTCCGTCAAGACCTTTGGTAGACATAGAAAGCGAGATTAATAAATTTATAAAATATGTAGGGATTTTTACAAATCCAATCCCCGAGGAATGCCCAGTTGCCTGCTTTACGATCAACTCTGGAGCTATATCTGACTATGGAGACTGGTCCAAGGCACCCAATAGCTATATCTTTACCGGTAAAGATAAGAAAACCAATTCTGAAGTAGACGGTCTTTATATCCCTGTAAAAAAGGCATATAAAATGTGGAACTCGAATCCTCTTATGGGAGGAAGTCCTATACCTACCGGGACTGTGACTGCGGATGTATATTGGGAAGATATCCATGGATTAATAAAATCCGGAGAAAATTACAGCTTGGAAATTATAGGATCTGGAGAAGAGGCAAAAATAAAAGTGCCTATTAACAAAACTAAAGAAGGAAACGCAGTAATTGCTTACAAAGTAAACGGAGAGGTTTTCTGGTCATGGCACGTATGGGTGACCGATGATCCTACAAATGGTTCTACTTATAAGAGCTTTGATGGGGTAAAAAGACAAAGAACAGACGGAACTGTAGAGTTAATTCCTAATTCAGATTGGGGATGGATGGACAGAAACCTTGGGGCTTTAAGCAATACCATCACCGGAACCGAATTTAACAAAAATGGAGGGCTGCTTTACCAATGGGGAAGAAAAGACCCAATTCCTCCATTGGCATACAAAGGAAATGACTTCTATGAAGCTTCAGGATCTGTAGGAAGAATAAGACACAGACAGTCCAGAAATATGGCTAATGGCTCTCAGAAGATAGATAATTTAATTAAAACAGTAACCTTATCAAATGCTACTGTTCCAAATAACATTCGTTTATCCATTAAAAATCCATTAAGCTTAATTTACGTAAACAAAGATGACAATTCCGGACAGGCACTTTATAATAATAATGCCAACCTTCAGGTAAACTGGTTTGGTAATTCGCCAACGTTGCCAGCCAATAGATTAAGCGAATTGAACTTATGGTCTGATAACTCAAAAGGCTTTATCACAAGCGGTAATTATAATAACGACAATAACGCAAACCCGTACAGGGATAAATCTTCTTTTGACCCTTGTCCTAACGGTTGGAGAATACCTTCTGTATTGGTTTCCAATTTAGGAAATGGAAGCTATATTGATGATATAAGAGTAGACTTCAGTCCGTTTGGTATTAAGAATAGTATATCCAAAAATACCTTTGAAGCAAATAAATATCATATCATTAAGCCTAATGACAATACTACCCCTGATTATATGAAAGGTTTCAAAATATATAACAATGTGGGTGTAGATCTTAGCAATGTAGGAGGGAATGATATGGGGCTATTCCCTGGTACGGGTATTCTTGTAAGAAATTACCATGAAGGCCAATATACAGATCAACATGAAACCTATCTATGGACGGCAACAATGCCAAAATGGTTTGATGCAACGCCTGTAGTATCAGCTAGAAGCTTCCGTATGATTCCTGACAGAGATCAGCCGGATGTTCCTGATTCTTCTTTACCATCAATAACAGGAAGATACCAATATTATCCTATAGGTGGCGGGGCAACTTCTGGAGCCAATGGGTGCAGATGTATTAAAGATCCTTTATATGAAGTAAATAACTATAACTTCCCTACCGAGTTCTTTAATAATGCTGTGGAATATGCTGAAGGATTGAACAATCCGAACTCATACACGATTGTTAAAAATACAGAAGAATCTACTATTCAGATTCCAATCAGTAAAGCATTCTCTGCTCAAAGCAAACTGCTTAACAATACTGATATTCTAAATCCGTCGAATTTCAACAATTTGAAAGTTAATGTATTGTGGTCTACTGCTACTGGTTTAATCAGTAATATTGCACTTTCTAATGCTGCTCCAACTTCATTAGCTGACATTTCAAATACCAATATTAACGTTAAAATTGCTCCAAACCAGTCCGGTAATGCTGTTGTTACATTGCATAATGGAAGTATTACAAATCCTATTTACTGGAGCTGGCATATTTGGGTAACCAATACACCTATCAGTTCTGTTACCTACGTTACTGAATTGCCTAACCAGGCAGCTGTTAATTATATCAATTATATTAAACCTGGTGAAGTAATCAAAACAGAAATAATGGATAGGGATCTTGGTGCCAATCAGGCTATTGCAGAGGCCAATAAAACGGTTTCTACCGGAGGGTTACATTTCCAATGGGGTAGAAAAGATCCGCTGCCTGTGTTTGTAAATGCTAACAGAAACTCAGCTCCTGTTTATTTAGGAACTGTACAGGCAAATGGAAGTGTTACCTACACCACGCTTGCTGCTGCAACCTATTATTCAGATTCCTATCTTAAAAAGTATCCTGATTATTCTGTGCAGGCAAACGTATTGGCAACAGACAAAGTAGCTGATAAAATAAGCAAGGTTTTATCCTATTCTGTGAAAAATCCTATGATCTTCATGGTTCCTACTATGACCACGAAATCAACAGATACTAATCACACCAATGGTGCAGACTGGCTTGCAAACGAACCTAACCTGGCTCCGGAAAGATGGGGAAGAGGTGGTAAAAAATCACCTTTTGATCCTTGTCCTGAAGGATGGAGAATTCCTGATTTAACAGGCGTATCCAATACAAGTGTAGGAGCAACTCCTTTTTATAAGCCTACTACAGGACTCAGTATTCCTAACAATTATGGAGGAACGAGAATTGACAGAAGCCCATACAGTTCTGCAGCTATTGGATACTCTTTTGGTAATGCTGCTTATAATATAGGAAGTTTTGCCAATCTGGGAGTAAGAGGAGGCAGAAATACAATAGAAGCAACCCCTGCTGCTCCAGATTTCAATTCTATTGATTATGTTTATGGTGGTTTCTGGCTAGGTGCTTTAGGTTCCAACTATACAGGAAGAGCTTTAAGAGCAGAGATACAGTATGCAGGAAACTATTTAACTCCGTTTAGCAGTAATGCCGATCCATATTTTGCTCAAAACTGCCGTTGTGTTAAAGTAAAATATGATGCAAACGGAAATGAGTTAGGCCCAATTCCTAAACTGCAGATAACATCATTGTCTGCCGCCAAGGCAACTAATGTGTTAGCAAAATCAGTAATTGAGGATAAAATAACCCAAAATAAACTTGAGTTATTCCCTAACCCAGTGAAGAGTATATTATACATTAAAGGTAATGACAGGGTTAAAGAGTATTACTATCAGATTTATAATATGTCTGGCCAATTGGTAAAATCAGGCAAATTTGAAAATGAACAGACTGATCTTTCTTCTTTAATCTCCGGAGCCTATTTAGTAAGAATTAACAATTCTGAAACCATAGTGAAGATTATCAAAGAATAA
- a CDS encoding MMPL family transporter: MHRFFIFLYYLISKNKILSVFTALGIAALCLFFASKITFEEDINQIIPKNEKSDLTAKVLKQLNFSDKIIVIIENKSSEDSFQLSETADTFLQKIEPLQKYIGSVQGKVNDHEISETFDFVNQNLPLFLNENDYKQIEGKLQKDSIAQQVENNYISLVSPTSLVTKEFIKKDPLGLTFLGIKKLNALNISKDFKLEDSYIVTKDGKNLLLFIDPKNKSNDTKANEAFVDQLNIIKDGINKQFKGKTEISYFGSPVIAVANAKQIKKDIQNTVVISMTVLLILLIYYFRNFFTPIIVFLPTVFSVLLALLVLYFIKDKISAISLSVGAILIGITIDYALHILTHYKHNNNIEELYKEITQPIILSSATTAVSFLCLVFVRSEALKDLGLFAAITVILSSITALIIVPQLYKPKQHTEEKLSTNFIDKIGSYPYEKNKPLIIGCSVIIIACLFGFRHVGFNEDIGDLNYIPKEMKISEAKLQKLSDITSKSIYTISYGNSEEEALARNSQLNTFLEKEKKDGKILSYNSIGSIVLSEKDQQKKIDEWKSFWNDHKKSQTVSELVSNGNKFGFNSSAFDNFNDVLNKNYSTLSLRDYEKVKALQISEFMSNENGFYTVSNVVKVDESKRDAFIKDIEKKHDALAIDRQQMNENFLGLLKRDFNTLINYSLLAIVLTIIVFFRNFELTILTMFPIVLTGVVTAGILYFLGLELNIFSTVVCTLVFGVGDDFSIFLTQAMQKEHTTGKNELPTYRTSIILAVFTTILSIGSLIFAKHPALHSLALVALIGMFSVIIITSTLYPFWFRLLITNRAKKGLSPITFRLFLRAVFSFLYYGLGGLIFSAIGSIFIKNSKGKTLDIIKLVLAKFLTSVLYSSPLVKKKVIRNPTEDFSKPAVIIANHTSFLDTLAIAMATHKIIYLVNDWVYQSPVFGRLVRALGFYPVSQGIENGMDKLKEKIAQGYSLVVFPEAERSYTNDVKRFHKGAFYLAEQFELDILPLYIHGNSEVLPKGDFIIYDGSITVKVGKRISKDDLTFGKDYSERTKKINAYYREEFAKLREEIEDENYFKKKLLLSYLYKDSEVVAEVKKDFKTNKSVYFELNKHISKDANVLHIADDFGQKDVLLTLYQAGRRVFSLIKDKEKRAIAAHSYLVKRRKINYIEDLSEVNKNIDVLLVSDNSFTMNDVQTLPETIIFINTENPLFESSNYALKFSSESLKVFKTK, translated from the coding sequence ATGCATCGTTTTTTTATATTTTTATATTATCTGATCTCCAAAAACAAAATCCTCTCTGTTTTTACAGCCTTAGGAATTGCAGCTTTGTGCCTTTTCTTTGCTTCAAAGATTACCTTCGAGGAAGACATCAATCAGATTATTCCCAAAAACGAAAAATCAGATCTTACGGCAAAAGTGCTTAAACAGCTTAACTTTTCAGATAAGATCATCGTTATTATAGAAAACAAATCCAGTGAGGACAGCTTCCAGCTTTCTGAAACAGCAGATACTTTTCTACAAAAAATTGAACCTTTACAAAAATATATAGGCTCAGTTCAGGGAAAGGTGAATGATCATGAGATTTCCGAAACATTTGATTTCGTCAATCAAAATCTACCTCTATTTCTTAATGAAAATGATTATAAGCAGATTGAAGGAAAACTTCAAAAAGACAGCATTGCCCAACAGGTAGAAAACAACTATATTTCACTGGTATCCCCTACAAGTCTTGTTACAAAAGAGTTCATCAAAAAAGATCCTTTGGGACTGACTTTCTTGGGAATCAAAAAACTAAATGCCTTAAATATCAGCAAGGACTTCAAATTAGAAGACAGCTATATTGTGACCAAGGACGGAAAAAATCTTTTACTTTTCATTGATCCCAAAAACAAGAGCAATGATACAAAGGCCAATGAAGCTTTTGTTGACCAACTCAATATCATAAAAGACGGAATTAATAAACAGTTTAAGGGAAAAACCGAGATAAGCTATTTCGGTTCTCCGGTTATTGCTGTTGCCAATGCAAAACAGATTAAAAAGGATATTCAGAACACGGTAGTGATTTCCATGACGGTATTGCTGATCCTGCTTATCTACTATTTCAGAAATTTCTTTACCCCAATCATTGTTTTTCTTCCTACGGTATTCTCTGTTTTACTGGCTTTATTGGTATTGTACTTTATTAAGGATAAAATTTCAGCTATCTCATTAAGTGTAGGTGCCATCCTTATCGGAATTACCATAGATTATGCCCTGCATATTCTTACCCACTATAAGCACAACAATAATATTGAAGAGCTTTACAAGGAAATCACACAACCTATTATATTAAGTAGTGCCACCACTGCCGTTTCATTTTTGTGTCTGGTTTTTGTAAGATCTGAAGCATTAAAAGACCTGGGTCTTTTCGCTGCTATCACGGTTATTTTATCTTCTATTACAGCATTAATTATTGTTCCTCAGCTTTATAAACCCAAACAGCATACAGAAGAAAAACTTAGCACCAACTTCATCGACAAAATAGGGTCTTATCCTTATGAAAAAAACAAACCTTTGATTATCGGATGCTCCGTTATCATTATCGCTTGTCTGTTTGGATTCAGGCATGTAGGTTTTAATGAAGACATTGGTGACCTGAACTACATTCCAAAGGAAATGAAGATCAGTGAAGCCAAACTGCAGAAACTTTCAGACATTACCTCAAAATCAATTTATACGATTTCTTATGGAAATTCTGAAGAGGAAGCTCTTGCAAGAAATTCTCAATTGAATACTTTCCTTGAAAAAGAGAAGAAAGACGGCAAAATTCTTAGCTACAACTCTATTGGAAGTATTGTATTATCTGAAAAAGATCAGCAAAAGAAAATTGATGAATGGAAAAGTTTCTGGAATGATCATAAAAAGAGTCAAACAGTTTCAGAATTGGTCAGTAATGGAAATAAATTTGGCTTCAACAGCTCTGCCTTTGATAATTTCAATGACGTTTTAAATAAAAACTATTCAACATTAAGTCTTAGGGACTATGAAAAAGTGAAAGCACTTCAGATTTCAGAGTTTATGAGCAATGAAAATGGTTTTTACACGGTTTCCAATGTAGTAAAGGTTGACGAAAGCAAAAGAGATGCTTTTATTAAAGATATTGAAAAGAAACATGATGCTCTTGCCATAGACCGCCAGCAGATGAATGAAAACTTTCTAGGCTTACTAAAAAGAGATTTCAATACCCTCATTAATTATTCTCTTTTAGCGATTGTTTTAACGATTATTGTTTTCTTCAGGAACTTTGAATTAACCATCCTTACCATGTTTCCTATTGTTTTAACAGGGGTGGTAACGGCTGGGATCCTTTATTTTCTAGGTCTTGAGCTTAATATCTTCAGTACGGTAGTTTGTACACTGGTCTTTGGTGTGGGGGATGACTTCAGTATTTTCCTTACACAGGCTATGCAAAAGGAGCATACCACAGGAAAAAATGAACTTCCAACATATAGAACTTCTATTATTTTGGCGGTATTTACCACCATTCTTTCCATTGGTTCCTTGATTTTCGCAAAACATCCTGCATTACATTCATTGGCTTTAGTGGCCTTGATCGGTATGTTTTCTGTAATTATTATTACATCTACCCTTTATCCGTTTTGGTTTAGGTTACTTATTACCAACAGAGCAAAAAAGGGGCTTTCTCCTATTACGTTCAGATTATTTTTAAGAGCAGTATTTTCGTTCTTATATTATGGACTTGGCGGATTGATATTTTCTGCAATAGGAAGTATCTTCATTAAAAACTCCAAGGGTAAAACACTGGATATTATTAAATTAGTTTTGGCTAAATTTTTAACATCTGTTCTTTATTCAAGTCCTCTTGTAAAGAAAAAAGTGATTAGAAATCCTACTGAAGATTTCAGCAAACCCGCTGTAATTATTGCCAACCACACCTCTTTCCTGGATACACTGGCTATTGCCATGGCCACTCACAAAATCATTTATCTGGTTAATGACTGGGTGTATCAGTCTCCTGTTTTTGGAAGATTGGTAAGAGCATTGGGCTTTTATCCGGTCTCACAAGGCATTGAAAACGGAATGGACAAGCTGAAGGAAAAAATTGCACAAGGGTACTCCCTCGTAGTTTTCCCTGAGGCAGAGCGTTCTTATACCAATGATGTTAAAAGATTCCATAAAGGGGCATTCTATCTTGCAGAGCAATTTGAATTGGATATTCTCCCGCTCTATATCCACGGAAATTCTGAGGTATTACCAAAAGGTGACTTCATTATCTACGATGGAAGCATTACGGTAAAAGTGGGTAAAAGGATCAGTAAGGATGATTTAACCTTTGGTAAAGATTATTCTGAACGAACCAAAAAGATCAATGCTTACTACAGAGAAGAATTTGCCAAGCTGAGAGAAGAGATTGAAGATGAAAATTATTTTAAAAAGAAATTACTCTTAAGTTACTTATATAAGGACAGTGAAGTGGTAGCAGAGGTAAAGAAAGACTTCAAAACCAATAAATCTGTTTATTTTGAACTGAACAAGCATATTTCTAAAGATGCTAACGTCCTGCATATTGCTGATGATTTTGGTCAAAAAGATGTACTTCTTACGCTCTATCAGGCTGGTAGAAGAGTTTTCTCACTCATTAAGGACAAAGAAAAGCGAGCCATTGCCGCGCACAGCTATTTGGTTAAAAGAAGAAAGATAAATTATATAGAGGACCTTTCAGAAGTGAATAAAAACATTGATGTTCTTCTGGTTTCAGATAACAGCTTCACGATGAATGATGTTCAGACTCTTCCGGAAACCATTATATTTATCAATACAGAAAACCCTTTATTTGAAAGTAGTAATTATGCATTAAAATTTAGTTCTGAATCATTAAAAGTATTTAAAACTAAATAA
- a CDS encoding beta-ketoacyl-ACP synthase III, translating to MYDVFITKASKYLPNEPVANDEMETYLGLINDAPSKAKSLILRNNKITTRYYALDKEGNPTHSNAQITAKAIEGLFDENFKKEDMKLLSVGTTSPDQIQPSHASMVHGELNIGKSIEINTATGLCNSGMNALNYGFLSVRAGVQDNAVCAGSERMSAWMTADKFNHEAENLILLEERPIIAFKREFLRWMLSDGAGSFLLENKPRENGISLRIDFIDFYSYAHEIEACMYAGCDKQEDGSLKSWADYPSDAWLKQSIFAIKQDTKILDKYILVKGAESLRASFDKHNLDPEKIDHVLAHISSGYFKDGLKDEFAKKGMDFPAEKWFYNLSDIGNIGAGSIFVALEELMNSGTLQKGEKVLLCVPESGRFAYSCALLTVC from the coding sequence ATGTACGACGTATTTATAACAAAGGCATCAAAATATTTACCCAATGAACCGGTAGCAAATGATGAAATGGAGACGTATCTTGGGCTTATCAATGACGCGCCTTCTAAAGCAAAATCACTTATTTTAAGAAATAATAAAATTACAACAAGATATTATGCTTTAGATAAGGAAGGAAACCCTACGCATTCCAATGCGCAGATTACAGCAAAAGCTATCGAAGGCCTTTTTGATGAAAATTTCAAAAAGGAAGATATGAAGTTATTATCCGTAGGAACTACTTCTCCAGACCAGATTCAGCCATCACATGCCTCTATGGTTCATGGTGAACTGAATATCGGGAAATCTATTGAGATCAATACGGCAACCGGTCTTTGCAACTCAGGAATGAACGCGCTTAATTACGGATTCCTTTCTGTAAGAGCTGGTGTACAGGATAATGCAGTATGTGCAGGTTCTGAGAGAATGTCTGCATGGATGACTGCGGATAAATTCAACCATGAGGCTGAAAATTTAATATTATTGGAAGAAAGACCCATTATTGCTTTCAAAAGAGAATTCCTTAGATGGATGCTTTCTGATGGAGCAGGTTCTTTCCTATTAGAAAATAAACCAAGAGAAAACGGTATCTCTTTAAGAATAGACTTCATTGATTTTTATTCTTATGCTCACGAAATTGAGGCATGTATGTATGCCGGATGTGACAAGCAGGAGGATGGAAGTTTAAAATCCTGGGCAGATTATCCATCTGATGCATGGCTAAAGCAATCAATCTTCGCTATTAAGCAGGACACTAAAATCCTGGATAAATATATTCTGGTAAAAGGTGCTGAAAGCTTAAGAGCTTCTTTTGACAAGCATAATTTAGATCCTGAAAAAATTGACCACGTATTGGCTCATATCTCTTCAGGTTACTTTAAGGATGGACTGAAAGATGAATTCGCTAAAAAAGGAATGGATTTCCCTGCAGAAAAATGGTTCTATAACCTTTCTGACATCGGAAATATCGGTGCCGGATCTATCTTTGTGGCATTAGAGGAATTGATGAACTCAGGAACATTACAAAAAGGAGAAAAAGTACTTCTTTGCGTTCCTGAAAGTGGAAGATTTGCATATTCTTGTGCTTTATTAACGGTTTGCTAA
- a CDS encoding ABC transporter permease has translation MEIREENIINIHNFLPHREPMLMADYILELTKEKVVTSFEIKEDNIFVHNNEFVEAGLIENLAQTCSSILGQSFFENPEADTKVIGFITNIKKIEIFGLPKVNDKIISKASLISQFENICHIFCETFCNDELLIRAEINLFIQEIES, from the coding sequence ATGGAAATCAGGGAAGAAAATATCATCAATATACACAACTTTTTACCGCATCGTGAACCGATGCTTATGGCAGACTACATTCTGGAGCTCACCAAGGAAAAAGTAGTGACTTCCTTTGAAATAAAAGAAGACAACATATTTGTTCACAACAATGAATTTGTAGAAGCCGGCTTAATCGAAAATCTGGCTCAAACCTGCTCATCCATTCTTGGACAAAGCTTTTTCGAAAACCCGGAAGCTGATACCAAGGTGATAGGCTTTATCACCAATATCAAGAAAATTGAAATTTTCGGACTCCCAAAAGTAAATGACAAGATCATTTCTAAAGCATCACTGATTTCCCAGTTTGAGAATATCTGCCATATCTTCTGCGAGACTTTCTGTAATGATGAATTACTGATAAGAGCAGAGATCAACCTATTTATTCAGGAGATAGAATCGTAA